Within Massilia endophytica, the genomic segment CCCGCCGCCACCGCGCCGCCGTTGGCACAAGTGCCGCCAGCGAGCGTGTAGTCGCCCGCGGCGCTCCCCGCCAGCGCAATGCTGCCGATATTGAGGACCGCGTTGCCGGTGTTGGACAGGGTGGTGGCGAGGGCCGCGCTGGTCTGGCCGACCGTGGTGCCATTGAAGCTCAGGCTGGCCGGGGCCAGCGAGGCCGCAGGCGCCGCCGTCACGTTGGGGTTGCCGATGAACGCTGCCAGGTCGGCGATTTCGGCGGCCGAGAACTTGCCGTTGAAGAGGGTGCCCATGCCGCCCTTGTTGGCGGCGAAGGCGTTGCTGATCACGGAAGGGCTGTTCGCCGCGGCCAGGATGCCGTTGACATTGGCGGCCGGGCTGGGGCCGTGGCAGGAAGCGCAGGCCGTGCCGCCGGACACCGGGCCGTTCAGGTACAGGCTCTTGCCGTTCAGGGCATCCGCGGCATGCGCCGCGGGCAGCAGGGCCAGCAGGGCCGCCAGCAGCATGCTGCCCTGGATGGATCGGATTGATATCATTGCGTCTCCCGCAGGGTTAGGTCGATAAAAAAAAAGGGCTCGTGCAAACACTGACGGCCGCGGCATTGAACAGCGCATGCAGCACGGCGCACAGGCGCCAGTCGCGCCAGCGCTGGTACACCAGCCCCAGCGCCAGTCCCGGCCCGAACACCAGTGCGGCCGCCTGCCAGCCCGCGCCCAGGTGCAGGACGCTGAAGGCCGCGGCCGACAGCGCCGGGGCGGCCGCGTAGCTGGCGGCGAAGGCGGGGCGCTGCAGCAGCCATGCCTGCAGGCCGGCGCGCACGATCCACTCCTCCAGCAGCGGCGCCAGCAGGAGCAGGCGCAGCAGGTCGGCCGGGTGCGGATGCGACAGCGCCGGGCCGCACAGGGCTGGCCAGATCGTCGCGTTCAAGCTGGGCCTTTCCGGTTTGTCAATGTTGTCGCGGTCTATACCCGCTGGCGCGCGCAGGGTTCAATAGCGGAGTAGAATTTTTTTGTGAGGGATTTTTTCGTGCCGGATTGAACCTTTTGGCGCCGCGAGCGTATTCACGGCATCACAGGAGAATGGCTGCATGCTGAACAAATGGGGGATGGACCGGCTGGACGGCGGGGACGGCGAAGCGCGCCTGGTCGAGCGTATCGGCCTGGGCGACCGGCAGGCCTTCCAGGCCCTCTATCGCGCCTACTTCCCCCGGCTGGCCCGTTTTCTCGGCCGGATGACCCGCAATGCGCCCTTGATCGAGGAGGTCGTGAACGACACCATGATGGTGGTATGGCAGAAGGCCGGCACCTACGACGGCAGCAGCAAGGTCTCCACCTGGATCTTCGGTATCGCCTACCGCCAGGCACTGAAGGGGCTGCGCGGCCTGGACGAGCCGGTGGAGTTCTCCTTCGAACTGGCGGGCGCGCCGGACCTGGAACCGGAGCAGGCGGCGGAAGACGCGCAGCTGCGGCAGGGTGTCAGCGAGGCGCTGGACGCGCTGCCGCTGGAGCAGCGCATGGTCGTCAGCCTGACCTATTATCACGACATGGCCTACCAGGAGATCGCCGAGACCATGGGCT encodes:
- the mrtJ gene encoding JDVT-CTERM system glutamic-type intramembrane protease MrtJ; its protein translation is MNATIWPALCGPALSHPHPADLLRLLLLAPLLEEWIVRAGLQAWLLQRPAFAASYAAAPALSAAAFSVLHLGAGWQAAALVFGPGLALGLVYQRWRDWRLCAVLHALFNAAAVSVCTSPFFLST
- a CDS encoding RNA polymerase sigma factor; the protein is MLNKWGMDRLDGGDGEARLVERIGLGDRQAFQALYRAYFPRLARFLGRMTRNAPLIEEVVNDTMMVVWQKAGTYDGSSKVSTWIFGIAYRQALKGLRGLDEPVEFSFELAGAPDLEPEQAAEDAQLRQGVSEALDALPLEQRMVVSLTYYHDMAYQEIAETMGCPVNTVKTRMFHARQRLKAMLLPHTEETQ